One Fusarium falciforme chromosome 1, complete sequence genomic window carries:
- a CDS encoding MFS domain-containing protein, with the protein MTFDIREITADQPSPPGTAPLKNVSADTQDAEVVLVPKPSASPADPLNMSRIRKELYFAALIYGACVTGVVMLLNGSLIMALGVSAYVCGPLTTLWGRRLVFLFTTHIMVFGCVLAGSAKSYNSLMGARIFQALGMGTFFSVAGTTSINDLFFIHQRGSRAGFWNFAVIISVNAAPVISGYVITGLSWQWSFRLLAISFALVFVLSFFHGRDTLRP; encoded by the exons ATGACATTCGACATTCGCGAGATTACGGCGGACCAGCCCTCACCCCCTGGTACAGCGCCCCTCAAAAATGTGTCTGCCGACACGCAAGATGCTGAGGTAGTACTCGTGCCGAAGCCGTCTGCTTCGCCAGCTGATCCCCTGAACATGTCACGGATCCGCAAAGAGCTGTACTTTGCCGCTCTCATCTATGGGGCCTGCGTTACTGGTGTC GTGATGCTTCTCAATGGATCTCTGATCATGGCTCTGGGGGTTAGCGCCTACGTCTGCGGCCCTCTAACCACTCTCTGGGGTCGACGGCTCGTTTTCCTATTTACGACGCACATTATGGTTTTTGGTTGCGTCTTGGCTGGCAGTGCCAAGTCCTACAACAGCCTCATGGGTGCCCGTATTTTCCAGGCACTCGGTATGGGCACCTTCTTCTCCGTCGCCGGCACAACATCCATCAACGACCTCTTCTTCATTCACCAACGCGGTAGTCGTGCTGGCTTCTGGAACTTCGCCGTTATCATTTCGGTCAACGCAGCCCCAGTCATCAGTGGCTACGTCATCACCGGCCTCTCCTGGCAGTGGAGCTTCCGTCTGCTAGCCATCTCCTTCGCCCTCGTCTttgtcttgagcttcttccatGGCCGAGACACTCTTCGACCGTGA
- a CDS encoding MFS domain-containing protein, translating to MQPITQLIPILLRPLGLARHPAIIWACVMWSVTYGWVIIQGAVADQIFRPPSNNLSTTSVGLLIGIAPPVGSAIGTILGGWMCDWVAQLMAKRNGGVYEPEFRLVVFVPTLITIIIGSFGLGMVIAGSLSIWACAVFLGILNFGVGVGCTGIVAYSNDVCQHRAADAFGVTMLVKSALLLVSLLC from the exons ATGCAGCCCATCACCCAGCTCATCCCCATTCTTCTCCGCCCCCTGGGTCTCGCCCGGCACCCGGCTATCATCTGGGCGTGCGTAATGTGGTCTGTCACCTACGGTTGGGTCATCATCCAGGGTGCCGTGGCCGACCAGATCTTTAGGCCCCCCTCAAATAATCTGTCCACAACATCTGTAGGTCTCCTCATCGGCATTGCCCCTCCGGTTGGATCTGCTATCGGGACCATTCTGGGTGGTTGGATGTGCGATTGGGTGGCGCAGCTTATGGCCAAACGAAATGGCGGTGTCTATGAGCCTGAGTTCCGACTGGTAGTGTTCGTACCTACCCTGATCACCATTATTATTGGCTCATTCGGCCTGGGCATGGTCATTGCAGGTTCCTTATCTATCTGGGCCTGTGCCGTCTTCCTGGGGATCCTGAACTTTGGAGTTGGTGTAGGCTGTACTGGCATTGTTGCGTACTCAAACGATGTTTGCCAGCATAGAGCTGCGGATGCCTTTGGCGTTACCATG cttGTCAAGAGCGCCTTGCTTTTGGTCTCACTTTTATGTTGA
- a CDS encoding Zn(2)-C6 fungal-type domain-containing protein produces MSQLLIHRPYVKEPVDSAAHQLSLRTMSIAASAMVRLLRRYEKLDSYEKVPPFVVHNVLSAAVTLLLMATAKQSSLRNRSMSRFRGILILRQLAQRWRVSIALPMHQSFPLAPQPGPEPPATTAEDDPTETTYTYRSPEKDAGPAAEPLMAEKLDAMEAASAWQRIGHVDFIDYSQMDLWALQYIRD; encoded by the exons ATGTCTCAACTCTTGATTCACAGGCCATACGTCAAGGAGCCAGTCGACAGCGCAGCCCATCAGTTGTCACTGCGGACCATGTCCATCGCGGCGAGCGCCATGGTTCGCCTTCTGCGTAGGTACGAGAAGTTGGACTCGTACGAAAAGGTGCCGCCCTTTGTTGTCCACAACGTGCTGTCAGCGGCAGTCACGCTTTTGTTGATGGCTACTGCCAAGCAATCAAGCCTGCGGAACCGATCAATGAGTCGGTTCCGT GGCATCCTCATTCTGCGTCAGCTGGCCCAGCGCTGGCGCGTCTCCATCGCGCTGCCCATGCACCAAAGCTTCCCTCTCGCACCACAACCAGGCCCAGAACCTCCTGCGACGACTGCTGAAGATGACCCGACAGAAACCACGTACACATACAGAAGCCCCGAAAAAGACGCAGGTCCAGCGGCGGAACCGCTAATGGCCGAGAAGTTGGATGCCATGGAGGCCGCCTCGGCTTGGCAGAGGATTGGTCATGTGGATTTCATCGACTATAGCCAAATGGACCTCTGGGCTTTACAATATATCAGAGACTAA
- a CDS encoding Amidohydro-rel domain-containing protein: MSYLGRKFQSSRIDTHIHVIPPSYLKALNENGGDPSGWPTPSWTREECIRFSDTVGSSFSVLSITAPGPALLGPTPAGRELTRSVNDEVWEICQSSEGRFGFFASLPDFNDIEGTLAEIDDIFMAKKRANGVIVMSSYGDKLVGDDAFKSIWKRLNDHKALIFVHPGHVRIIPESIAGFLPQPVIDYPQATTRAALSIVLSGIFTECQNINVILSHGGGTLPYLGARAVGSLLHPAIKSKAAVSMLQANQALSRFHYDLALATSTPQLKALEAFADPQRVLWGSDFPYAPKMGIYAGLLAYAKYTKWESNCKINASQLHENARGLLEKHRQENSFLPSQGVEENPTHEFGIDESEDAKKALEELSKYS; encoded by the exons ATGTCTTATTTAGGTCGAAAATTTCAGAGTTCGCGAATTGACACTCA CATTCATGTCATTCCCCCAAGCTACCTCAAAGCACTCAATGAAAACGGTGGCGATCCCTCCGGATGGCCTACCCCATCATGGACTCGTGAAGAGTGTATACGATTCAGTGATACAGTCGGATCTTCATTCTCTGTTCTGTCAATTACTGCTCCAGGCCCAGCATTACTGGGTCCCACGCCAGCAGGCCGCGAATTAACTCGTTCTGTCAACGACGAAGTCTGGGAAATTTGTCAATCGTCGGAAGGCCGCTTTGGCTTTTTTGCCAGTCTTCCTGATTTCAACGACATCGAAGGAACATTGGCAGAGATTGACGACATTTTTATGGCTAAAAAAAGGGCTAACGGTGTTATTGTCATGTCATCCTATGGTGATAAACTTGTTGGTGACGATGCGTTCAAATCGATATGGAAGCGTCTCAATGATCACAAAGCCTTGATATTTGTTCATCCAGGTCACGTTCGAATCATACCTGAGAGCATTGCTGGGTTCCTACCTCAGCCAGTCATCGACTATCCCCAAGCAACAACCAGGGCAGCTCTGTCAATTGTCCTCTCGGGAATTTTTACAGAATGTCAGAACATCAACGTTATCCTTAGTCATGGTGGCGGCACCCTACCTTATCTTGGTGCACGTGCTGTAggctctcttctccatccagCCATCAAATCTAAAGCAGCAGTGAGTATGCTGCAGGC AAACCAAGCTCTATCGCGTTTCCATTATGATCTAGCTCTTGCTACAAGCACACCACAACTGAAAGCCCTGGAGGCCTTTGCTGATCCTCAGCGTGTCTTATGGGGGAGTGACTTTCCATACGCGCCAAAGATGGGTATCTATGCCGGTCTATTGGCATACGCGAAGTATACCAAATGGGAAAGCAACTGCAAAATCAACGCTAGCCAGTTACATGAGAATGCCCGTGGCCTGTTGGAGAAGCATCGACAAGAAAATTCATTCTTGCCGAGTCAAGGAGTTGAAGAAAACCCCACACACGAGTTTGGGATAGATGAGAGTGAGGATGCGAAAAAGGCACTTGAGGAATTATCTAAGTACTCGTGA
- a CDS encoding Amidohydro-rel domain-containing protein, whose protein sequence is MYSFRSILFSLLTFGWVVYSQRIDTHFHALPPAYLDALAAAGGDPSGYPTPEWSLDAAIKSMKSIDTALGILSVSSPGVSIAGTGGAARTLARTLNKDLGNYVSKSKHRAKLGFFGVLPDFQDLNGTLTEIDYLYQEQRLCNGVTVFTSYGGKLLGHPDFAPIWARFQKYKALIFLHPSVLDVEPHLIGPAIPQPVIDYPLATTRAATDLVMTGRLQACPDIDIILSHAGGAVPYVGSRAINALAIPSIAKVANVNLVQAKKDFARFYYDVALSTSAAQLDGLLDFAASDKILFGSDFPYAPQYGIDAVLFEYNKYVKTHSRGSQVAPQVLRQNSIKLLNKHSQFRQYG, encoded by the exons ATGTACTCTTTTCGTTctattttattttctcttctAACCTTCGGGTGGGTCGTCTATTCCCAAAGAATTGATACCCACTTTCATGCTCTTCCACCCGCATACCTGGACGCTCTTGCGGCAGCCGGCGGTGATCCGTCGGGATATCCCACTCCAGAATGGAGTCTTGATGCAGCCATTAAGTCGATGAAGTCAATCGACACTGCTCTGG GAATCCTCTCCGTGTCTTCCCCTGGTGTCTCGATCGCTGGAACTGGTGGTGCGGCTAGAACCCTCGCTCGTACCCTCAACAAAGACCTCGGTAACTACGTTTCCAAGAGCAAGCATAGGGCCAAACTCGGTTTCTTCGGTGTTCTTCCTGATTTTCAAGACCTCAATGGCACCTTGACCGAGATTGACTACCTCTATCAAGAGCAGAGACTATGCAACGGAGTCACTGTTTTCACGAGCTATGGTGGAAAGCTCCTCGGTCATCCCGACTTTGCTCCCATCTGGGCTAGATTTCAAAAGTACAAGGCTCTCATCTTTCTGCACCCTTCAGTCCTGGATGTTGAGCCTCACTTGATCGGCCCTGCCATTCCCCAGCCTGTCATTGACTACCCTCTCGCTACCACCCGCGCAGCAACTGATTTAGTCATGACAGGCAGACTTCAAGCTTGTCCTGACATCGATATCATTCTCTCTCATGCCGGCGGCGCAGTACCCTACGTTGGTAGTCGCGCCATTAATGCATTGGCCATCCCCTCCATTGCAAAGGTCGCCAACGTCAATCTTGTACAAGCCAAAAAGGACTTTGCCCGTTTCTATTACGATGTTGCTCTTAGTACGAGTGCTGCCCAGCTAGATGGCTTGCTTGACTTTGCTGCTTCTGATAAGATCCTGTTTGGATCTGACTTTCCTTATGCCCCTCAGTATGGCATTGATGCCGTACTGTTTGAATACAATAAATATGTCAAGACACACTCACGAGGTTCTCAAGTGGCACCTCAAGTGTTGCGACAGAACTCGATCAAACTTCTTAACAAGCACTCTCAGTTCAGACAGTATGGTTGA
- a CDS encoding Beta-galactosidase, with product MVKTMAQAQITNGGPIILFQPENEYSLVRNNQLFPDGTYMQYVINQAHENGIIVPMISNDAHPSGHNAPGTGPGEVDIYGYDAYPFQLQADIAHQARPEDWPSGKLPTNWADLHLQQSPNTPFSILEFQGGSYDIWGGNGYEKCAELLNQEFTRVFNKNNIAFGINILNMYMAFGGTNWGNLGYPRGYTSYDYGATIAEDRTITRKKYGEAKLLGYFFSSVPAYKEAVPRRATTALTTTADLTVTPLSANETGFWVLRHTDYSQRKKTEYEITLPTRAGNITIPQLVGKLTLNGRDSKILTTDLQLSGNTHLRYSSAEILAITETDGRQVLVLYGRADERHECAIDIPRNAKIYEHREGAESSIKTKRQGDSLVIAWDAAKDRSIVDVGSTRLVLLGKDSAYDYWVVDLQNSGPKQKIIIKGPYLVRSVRVQGNRLDILADFNQTTTVELFTVPAQVKNLFINNNKIKPSEPMKGVWSANVSFKTPRISLPDFSTSSWKFIDSLPEVKPEYDDARWPKADLRGSHNDYRALSTPNSLYSGDYGFHAGLLIYRGHFVSSGNETGLEIWNQGGWAFSSSVWLNGTYLGSSKVNATRPDANTTYELPGLDQGRRYTLTILQDNQGYELNPWVGDDEMKHPRGILNYTLQQREQEAISWRITGNLGGEVYQDRVRGPLNEGGSFVERNGFHQPRPPTKERSWSERNPITKGLSGPGLGYFTTSFDLKLPRGWDVPLFFSFANETVPTPAYRAQLFVNGYNFGHYINEVGPQKSFHVPEGVLNHQGENWLGILIWCQEPDGVKLDGLTLEYKMPVRSAMERVKPISQPRWRKRKNAY from the exons ATGGTCAAGACAATGGCTCAAGCACAAATCACCAATGGAGGCCCCATTATCCTCTTTCAACCTGAGAACGAGTACAGTCTGGTGCGGAACAACCAACTCTTTCCAGACGGAACTTACATGCAATACGTCATCAACCAAGCTCACGAAAACGGTATCATAGTGCCAATGATTAGTAATGATGCCCATCCAAGCGGCCATAATGCTCCAGGGACTGGTCCTGGCGAGGTGGACATTTATGGTTACGATGCATACCC GTTTCAACTGC AAGCTGACATTGCCCATCAGGCGCGACCGGAGGATTGGCCCAGTGGTAAATTACCGACCAACTGGGCAGATCTTCATCTCCAGCAAAGCCCAAATACACCATTTTCTATCCTCGAG TTCCAGGGTGGCTCCTACGATATTTGGGGCGGGAATGGATACGAAAAGTGTGCAGAACTTCTCAACCAGGAGTTCACGAGAGTTttcaacaagaacaacatcGCTTTCGGAATCAACATTCTCAATATGTATATG GCCTTCGGTGGCACCAACTGGGGCAACTTGGGTTATCCGAGGGGCTACACTTCTTATGATTACGGTGCAACTATCGCTGAAGACCGTACAATCACTCGCAAAAAGTACGGCGAGGCCAAGCTTTTGGGgtacttcttctcctctgttCCGGCCTACAAGGAAGCTGTGCCGCGAAGAGCAACAACAGCACTCACGACCACTGCCGACCTGACCGTGACGCCGCTCTCTGCCAATGAGACTGGATTCTGGGTGCTGCGTCATACCGACTACTCGCAGCGAAAGAAGACAGAGTATGAAATCACTCTTCCCACAAGGGCGGGTAACATAACGATTCCGCAGCTGGTTGGGAAGTTGACCTTGAATGGGCGGGATTCCAAGATTCTCACCACTGACTTGCAGCTGAGCGGTAACACTCATCTTCGATACTCAAGTGCCGAGATCCTTGCTATCACGGAAACGGATGGCCGGCAAGTCCTCGTTTTGTATGGCCGAGCTGACGAGCGTCACGAGTGCGCCATTGACATCCCGCGCAACGCAAAAATCTATGAGCATCGTGAAGGTGCTGAGTCATCCATCAAAACCAAGCGGCAAGGTGATTCTCTTGTCATCGCTTGGGATGCAGCAAAAGACCGTTCAATTGTTGACGTTGGAAGCACACGGCTGGTTCTGCTTG GGAAGGATTCGGCCTACGACTACTGGGTCGTTGACTTGCAAAACTCTGGCCCGAAACAAAAGATCATTATCAAGGGGCCATATTTGGTTCGGAGTGTACGCGTGCAGGGTAACAGACTCGACATCTTGGCAGACTTCAACCAGACGACCACTGTCGAATTATTTACCGTACCCGCTCAGGTCAAGAATCtattcatcaacaacaacaagatcaagccCTCGGAACCCATGAAGGGCGTTTGGTCAGCGAATGTCTCGTTCAAAACGCCGCGTATTAGTCTTCCCGACTTTTCCACCAGCAGCTGGAAATTCATTGACAGCCTACCAGAGGTGAAACCCGAGTACGACGACGCTAGGTGGCCCAAGGCGGATTTACGAGGCTCACACAATGACTATCGCGCTCTCTCAACGCCAAATTCTCTGTATTCCGGGGATTACGGCTTTCATGCGGGCCTTCTGATTTATCGGGGACATTTTGTTTCCTCGGGCAATGAAACAGGATTGGAAATCTGGAATCAGGGAGGGTGGGCTTTTTCCAGCTCCGTGTGGCTGAATGGCACTTACTTGGGGTCGTCCAAGGTCAATGCTACAAGGCCTGACGCAAACACGACGTACGAACTCCCTGGGTTGGATCAAGGCCGCAGATACACCCTCACTATTCTTCAAGACAACCAAGGATATGAGCTTAACCCCTGGGTCGGGGACGACGAAATGAAGCATCCACGAGGGATTTTGAACTACACCCTTCAGCAACGGGAACAAGAAGCAATAAGCTGGAGAATCACGGGGAATCTTGGCGGAGAAGTCTACCAGGATCGTGTCCGTGGGCCATTGAACGAGGGTGGGAGCTTCGTTGAGAGAAATGGTTTTCACCAGCCCAGACCACCGACTAAGGAGCGTTCATGGAGTGAGCGGAATCCAATTACAAAGGGTCTTTCCGGACCCGGCCTTGGGTATTTCACTACATCCTTCGATCTCAAACTTCCCCGAGGGTGGGATGTGCCACTCTTCTTTTCATTCGCCAACGAGACAGTACCTACGCCAGCCTATCGTGCGCAGTTGTTTGTCAACGGGTACAACTTTGGCCATTACATCAACGAAGTGGGCCCCCAGAAGTCTTTTCATGTACCTGAAGGTGTTTTGAATCATCAGGGCGAGAACTGGTTGGGAATTCTAATCTGGTGCCAGGAGCCAGACGGTGTGAAATTGGATGGTCTCACGTTGGAATACAAAATGCCAGTTCGTTCTGCGATGGAGAGGGTCAAGCCCATTTCTCAGCCACGAtggagaaagagaaagaatgCCTATTAG
- a CDS encoding Carboxylic ester hydrolase, with protein MANHPSTKDHLDSQTSNPVVKTYSGYIKGKTTNGIHIFKGVPFAAPPFASNHLRPPQPPQPWQGVRDALAFGPKSPQTAYPPGIAEALAELVDSGEDCLTLNVWTPNLEAARLPVMVWIPGGMFEFHATGGAAPYDGSRFARDGVVCVTISYRVGVEGFLYLPSDGVSNLGLLDQIAALDWVQKNIASFGGDPDKVTIFGQSAGGMSVATLLAVPRAKGLFRRAIIQSGNSPKVNSAAVAERIGRRFAEILGIEATREAVAATPSDNILEAQAKLREELQLQPNPAFWGEVALSYLPWAPVVDGDILPKHPLDAVTAGVAAGVDLMVGSNTDETRIFFVSDGSIDRITEEVLPMMTGMYGVSPEGLNTYRSWYPGASAGELFSAVQTDWYWRIPAVRFADAHSKVSRTSTYMYEFAWPSPQMEGRLGAAHAVEMAFVFDTLGLGTEVLLGPSPPQALANEMHRAWVAFASTGDPNWPKYDATRRATMHFDSESRVIGDPLKRELELWEGVI; from the coding sequence atggccAATCACCCTTCCACCAAAGATCATCTCGATAGCCAGACGTCTAACCCAGTTGTCAAAACATATTCAGGCTACATCAAGGGTAAGACTACCAACGGCATCCACATCTTCAAAGGCGTGCCATTCGCAGCGCCGCCTTTTGCGTCTAATCACCTTCGTCCTCCACAGCCACCACAGCCATGGCAAGGCGTACGTGATGCGCTAGCCTTCGGGCCAAAATCACCTCAGACTGCCTATCCTCCCGGTATCGCTGAAGCTCTAGCAGAGTTGGTCGATTCAGGCGAGGACTGTCTGACGCTCAACGTCTGGACGCCTAATCTGGAGGCGGCTAGGCTACCAGTCATGGTTTGGATCCCAGGTGGCATGTTCGAGTTCCATGCTACAGGCGGTGCAGCGCCTTATGATGGTAGTAGGTTCGCTCGAGATGGTGTTGTGTGCGTCACTATCAGTTACCGAGTTGGCGTCGAAGGTTTCCTCTACCTGCCTAGCGATGGGGTCTCCAACCTCGGTCTGCTCGACCAGATTGCCGCTCTCGACTGGGTACAGAAGAACATAGCCAGTTTTGGCGGTGACCCAGACAAAGTCACCATCTTTGGGCAGTCAGCAGGCGGAATGAGCGTCGCTACTCTGTTGGCAGTCCCGCGGGCAAAAGGCCTTTTCCGCCGTGCCATAATCCAAAGCGGGAACAGTCCAAAGGTCAACTCAGCCGCCGTAGCAGAGCGCATCGGGCGTCGATTTGCGGAGATCCTGGGAATCGAGGCCACAAGGGAGGCTGTCGCTGCAACACCGTCTGATAATATTCTGGAGGCGCAGGCGAAGCTGCGAGAGGAACTTCAGTTACAGCCCAATCCTGCCTTTTGGGGCGAGGTTGCCCTCAGCTATCTTCCGTGGGCGCCTGTGGTGGATGGGGATATTCTTCCGAAGCACCCGCTAGATGCTGTGACTGCGGGAGTTGCGGCTGGCGTTGATCTCATGGTTGGGTCTAATACCGATGAGACTCGGATTTTCTTTGTGTCTGACGGTTCTATCGACCGCATTACTGAAGAAGTATTGCCGATGATGACTGGCATGTATGGTGTGTCACCTGAAGGTCTCAACACATATCGTTCATGGTATCCAGGAGCCAGTGCTGGCGAGTTGTTTTCAGCGGTCCAGACAGACTGGTACTGGAGGATTCCAGCCGTTCGTTTCGCTGATGCTCATTCAAAAGTCTCTCGGACCTCTACTTACATGTACGAGTTCGCATGGCCCTCGCCACAGATGGAAGGTCGGCTCGGCGCTGCGCATGCTGTTGAGATGGCTTTTGTCTTCGACACGCTCGGGCTGGGAACCGAGGTTCTTCTTGGACCGAGTCCGCCTCAAGCACTCGCCAATGAGATGCATAGAGCTTGGGTAGCGTTTGCGTCGACGGGAGACCCCAACTGGCCAAAATATGACGCTACGCGGAGGGCCACGATGCATTTCGACTCCGAGTCGCGAGTGATTGGTGACCCTCTCAAGAGGGAACTTGAGCTTTGGGAGGGTGTGATTTAG
- a CDS encoding Zn(2)-C6 fungal-type domain-containing protein, producing MDNDGSNASTRTDEHTGGGPDTSLACNCCRKRKLRCSRETPTCENCRKTGYECVYESKRAKPGMKTGAIENLHRRLDVLERSVSRQQETLNSLQSEADSGGDTSSHQGQTATGHSILLSLAQEICKLSEQSPKCPSVPEGSDVSRKRRRISSHVGHQHVDRPNAPSLPDDSVLEQVISAYFTHIHPWIPMIHEARFRRRIQDDTGKDTLHLVLQAMVLVASRYVSSKVVADMAMTFAGDQEDFRDWIVAKATKSMSVENLQALIIICFNDASIGNGEASQAWSLVGALTRIVEYLQLTIEDDEVDRSSFSQPYISLPSPQGWTEAEERRRVFWCVFNLDRFCSVTTGWNTSLTSDDVNRRLPCDGITWRKEDPVSTPYFGIWDKSAGRIGNPIAFLPAHPIPPQAGADDEGRTPSEAGTSPGAASAVDMSTVGAFAYCIEATESLSRVTSYFLQQTVNTKDQKDLSSWLTRFKELDVRLVHWKMLLPRKWKVNITQQSSRMDPNLTLAHVTHNASMILLHQPIAFPPLNWPFRTRLPSLCSVDTCQAAAVEIATITDHYLNNLTEMGPLNNQFAFCVYIAARVLLLYWRYSSIDCLSPEFWLLIQSLEAMSKRWAGLVGPRENLASKYSATLLQLHAQCTQDESFAISIPAYTTEVKHSRAPLQTSSRGPDRRQWLRNEAPNVSSPQLRTTYDATELGSQYTPVNISSNAISLGHSTEPYSGGSGSGGELGMISQMLFDAQFADMDRVISFDDGMFEGGGDM from the exons ATGGATAATGACGGGTCAAACGCCTCCACTCGCACCGACGAGCACACCGGAGGAGGCCCCGATACGAGCCTCGCCTGCAACTGCTGCCGGAAACGCAAGCTTCGATGCTCGAGGGAGACTCCAACATGCGAGAACTGTCGCAAAACAG GATATGAATGTGTTTACGAGTCGAAGCGTGCCAAGCCTGGGATGAAGACCGGGGCAATCGAGAACCTACACAGAAGGCTTG ATGTATTGGAACGGTCTGTCTCGAGGCAACAAGAAACTCTCAATAGCCTGCAATCTGAAGCGGATTCTGGCGGTGACACAAGTTCTCATCAGGGACAGACCGCAACTGGCCACAGCATTCTGCTGTCCCTCGCTCAGGAGATATGCAAGCTTAGCGAGCAATCACCAAAGTGCCCGTCGGTGCCGGAAGGTAGCGATGTCTCTCGCAAACGGCGTCGAATCAGCAGTCATGTTGGACATCAACATGTTGATAGACCCAATGCCCCATCTCTGCCCGATGATAGCGTCCTGGAACAGGTCATCAGTGCCTACTTCACCCACATACATCCGTGGATCCCGATGATTCATGAGGCTCGATTTCGCAGACGAATCCAAGATGATACAGGGAAAGACACTTTGCATCTGGTCCTGCAGGCAATGGTACTCGTCGCATCACGATATGTCTCGAGCAAGGTCGTCGCGGATATGGCAATGACATTCGCCGGGGACCAAGAAGACTTCAGGGACTGGATTGTGGCCAAAGCTACAAAGAGCATGTCAGTTGAGAACCTGCAAgcacttattattatctgcTTCAACGATGCAAGT ATCGGCAATGGTGAAGCATCCCAAGCATGGTCACTCGTCGGCGCCTTGACCCGAATCGTCGAGTACCTTCAATTGACAATCGAGGACGATGAAGTTGATCGATCCTCCTTTTCGCAGCCCTATATCTCCTTGCCTTCCCCACAGGGTTGGACCGAGGCTGAAGAGCGAAGGAGGGTGTTTTGGTGCGTCTTCAACTTGGACCGCTTCTGCTCTGTGACAACGGGTTGGAACACTAGTCTCACCTCTGACGATGTCAATCGTCGTCTGCCATGCGATGGAATAACCTGGAGAAAGGAAGATCCCGTTTCTACCCCTTACTTTGGCATCTGGGATAAATCTGCCGGACGCATCGGAAACCCCATCGCGTTCCTCCCTGCGCATCCAATACCACCGCAGGCTGGTGCAGACGACGAGGGCCGCACCCCATCTGAGGCAGGAACATCACCAGGAGCAGCATCTGCCGTCGACATGTCAACCGTGGGCGCCTTTGCCTACTGCATCGAGGCCACAGAGTCTTTGAGCAGAGTTACGAGCTATTTCCTCCAGCAGACAGTCAACACCAAAGACCAGAAGGACCTGAGCAGCTGGCTGACACGGTTCAAGGAGCTCGATGTCCGCTTGGTGCACTGGAAGATGCTGCTCCCGAGGAAGTGGAAGGTCAACATTACGCAGCAATCGTCGAGGATGGATCCGAATCTGACCCTGGCCCATGTCACACACAACGCATCCATGATTCTCCTTCACCAGCCTATCGCCTTTCCTCCGCTGAACTGGCCTTTCCGGACCAGGTTGCCGAGTCTCTGCAGCGTCGATACGTGCCAGGCGGCTGCGGTCGAGATTGCGACTATCACGGATCATTACCTCAACAACTTGACCGAGATGGGCCCTCTCAATAATCAATTCGCCTTTTGCGTGTATATTGCTGCCAGAGTCCTCCTTCTATACTGGCGTTATAGCTCGATCGATTGCCTGTCGCCCGAGTTCTGGCTGTTGATCCAGAGCCTGGAGGCCATGTCAAAACGATGGGCGGGACTTGTTGGTCCTCGAGAGAATTTGGCTTCCAAGTATTCCGCAACCCTTCTTCAGCTACATGCTCAGTGCACCCAGGATGAATCATTTGCGATCAGCATTCCAGCATATACGACCGAAGTAAAGCATTCAAGGGCACCTCTACAGACCTCATCTCGAGGCCCGGATAGGCGCCAATGGTTACGGAATGAGGCTCCAAATGTTTCAAGTCCACAGTTACGGACTACTTATGACGCTACGGAGCTGGGATCTCAGTACACGCCGGTCAACATTTCCTCCAATGCGATTTCTCTAGGCCATTCCACTGAGCCGTATAGCGGCGGCTCGGGCAGCGGCGGGGAGCTAGGGATGATATCACAGATGCTGTTTGATGCGCAATTTGCCGACATGGACAGAGTGATTAGCTTCGACGACGGCATGTTTGAAGGGGGCGGTGACATGTGA